A part of Winslowiella toletana genomic DNA contains:
- a CDS encoding alpha-hydroxy acid oxidase translates to MHNYAGMLPFQLETRQRLGDALYRYMVGQPADAQLAAADANSQDLQRYRLLPRVMRATKGIDTRVMLGGQRWAAPLGVGAFAGDVIFHPEGLLPIARACKRLQLPLAISEETVTPLAEICDAYQGCWLQLRAAGDLPRIERLIRHAADCQAAGIILTVLAPVHPVAGLQPGGYSIGEALQQQGLRTIGASAPGVETLPAFPGWGWNEIRHISAFAAQLKMPLMLKGILHPEDARQVPESGVDAIIASNIGLRQSARWATPAQQMPQLRQHYPGDIVMDGGIRSGTDVVVAACLGATLSLTVRPVISALVAGGEEAVFNLLAGWVNEITAISHWCGVSAISELNPSFLAAEPLS, encoded by the coding sequence ATGCATAACTATGCCGGCATGCTGCCGTTTCAACTGGAAACCCGCCAGCGGCTGGGCGATGCCCTCTACCGCTATATGGTCGGGCAACCGGCGGACGCCCAGCTGGCGGCGGCGGACGCCAACAGTCAGGATTTACAGCGCTATCGTCTGCTGCCGCGCGTGATGCGCGCCACCAAGGGTATCGATACCCGGGTGATGCTCGGCGGACAACGCTGGGCGGCGCCGCTTGGCGTCGGCGCGTTTGCCGGTGATGTGATTTTTCATCCGGAAGGGCTGCTGCCGATTGCCCGCGCCTGTAAACGTCTGCAACTGCCGCTGGCCATCTCCGAAGAGACGGTGACACCGCTGGCGGAGATTTGCGATGCGTATCAGGGCTGCTGGCTGCAACTGCGGGCGGCGGGCGATTTGCCACGTATTGAACGCCTGATTCGCCATGCGGCTGACTGCCAGGCGGCAGGGATTATTCTGACGGTGCTGGCGCCGGTGCATCCGGTGGCGGGCTTACAGCCTGGCGGCTATTCAATCGGCGAGGCGCTGCAACAACAGGGACTGCGCACCATTGGCGCCAGCGCGCCGGGCGTCGAGACGCTGCCCGCTTTTCCTGGCTGGGGCTGGAATGAGATTCGCCATATCAGCGCCTTTGCCGCGCAGTTAAAGATGCCGCTGATGCTGAAAGGCATCCTGCACCCGGAAGATGCCCGCCAGGTGCCGGAAAGTGGCGTCGACGCCATTATTGCCTCCAATATCGGTCTGCGGCAGAGCGCACGCTGGGCAACGCCTGCCCAACAGATGCCGCAGCTGCGTCAGCACTACCCGGGCGATATTGTGATGGATGGCGGTATCCGCAGCGGTACCGACGTGGTAGTGGCCGCCTGTCTTGGCGCAACCCTGTCGCTGACGGTGCGTCCGGTGATCAGCGCGCTGGTGGCCGGTGGTGAAGAGGCAGTATTTAATCTGCTGGCGGGCTGGGTCAATGAAATCACCGCCATCAGTCACTGGTGTGGCGTCAGCGCCATCAGTGAACTGAATCCCTCTTTCCTTGCCGCGGAGCCGCTATCATGA
- a CDS encoding GntR family transcriptional regulator: MAEKSAPPARKTGRQTSAPLMQEDNLDASWAAARPRTLVDHAVDAILSAASRGLILPGDRVSEPDLVTRLGMSRVPIREALRILESQGIVSSEPYKGIRLMEISHQRLEQIIDVRIPLETLACQRAIEAGRNGPRELKLLNQSVDELVLMQQREDVYGFASADTDFHRVLCSLALNPVLSNLWESIARQLTVIFGLSTIGKSMESIIEEHQRLVEVFAEGDIDKMAQEIEQHIRVQALDVDYEKIIAERRKLLAAAE, from the coding sequence ATGGCAGAAAAATCCGCGCCGCCCGCGCGTAAAACCGGGAGACAGACCAGCGCACCGCTGATGCAGGAAGATAATCTGGATGCCAGCTGGGCCGCCGCCAGGCCGCGTACGCTGGTCGATCATGCGGTCGATGCGATTTTATCCGCCGCCTCGCGCGGTTTGATTTTGCCAGGCGATCGCGTCTCTGAACCGGATTTAGTCACGCGCCTTGGTATGAGCCGTGTACCGATCCGCGAGGCGCTGCGCATTCTGGAAAGTCAGGGGATAGTTTCCAGCGAACCTTATAAAGGCATCCGCCTGATGGAGATCTCCCATCAGCGGCTGGAGCAGATTATCGATGTGCGTATTCCGCTGGAAACCCTCGCCTGTCAGCGGGCGATTGAGGCCGGACGCAATGGCCCGCGCGAACTCAAACTGCTGAATCAGAGCGTCGACGAGCTGGTGCTGATGCAGCAACGCGAAGATGTCTACGGCTTCGCCTCCGCAGATACCGATTTTCACCGCGTGTTGTGCAGCCTGGCGCTGAATCCGGTACTCAGCAATCTGTGGGAATCCATCGCCCGCCAGCTGACGGTGATCTTTGGTCTTTCCACCATCGGCAAGTCAATGGAGTCGATTATTGAAGAGCATCAGCGCCTGGTGGAAGTGTTTGCCGAAGGCGATATCGACAAGATGGCACAGGAAATTGAACAACATATCCGCGTGCAGGCGCTGGATGTCGATTACGAAAAAATTATCGCGGAACGCCGCAAATTGCTGGCCGCAGCGGAATAG
- a CDS encoding dihydroorotase — protein MRTLIVNGLVVTPDGEIAAGLLIEQGKIAGILAHGAQLPAVDEVIDASGLVVMPGAIDVHTHFTGSHDFPEQELREGTQGAAAHGVTTIVEMPHSLPPATTTGNFIAKREMLARSCTTDFAMWAGLDGNNLAQLAEMHEAGAIAFKAFLCSGAPDGGATDEKGLPRLNDDALLRAMRELATFDGLIGVHAENHDILLGAGGELRAAGRKDTRAHALAGPEIAEIEAVGRVLQIARETGARAHIVHVSSAQAAQLIAAARPAVRVTFETCPHYLMLDEDDLVRIGPNARCGPPIRPRAVVDALWQVLESGEIDILASDHCPYTPEQKLAGLESIWDAGMGLTGVETLGPMFFSEGHVKRGLPLKELARMTASGPAQAFHLWPQKGAIALGADADLAFYDPEASWTVTGENFHGLGKWSAFEGMHCQGKVVRTLIRGITVFRDGEMQVAPGFGQFLTRSH, from the coding sequence ATGAGAACATTGATCGTCAACGGATTAGTGGTCACGCCCGACGGAGAGATCGCCGCCGGGTTGCTGATTGAGCAGGGAAAAATTGCCGGTATTCTGGCGCACGGCGCCCAGCTGCCGGCAGTGGATGAGGTGATCGACGCCAGCGGGCTGGTGGTGATGCCCGGCGCGATTGATGTCCATACCCACTTTACCGGCTCCCATGATTTCCCCGAACAGGAGCTGCGCGAAGGCACGCAGGGCGCCGCCGCCCATGGCGTAACCACGATTGTGGAGATGCCCCACTCCTTGCCGCCCGCCACCACCACTGGCAACTTTATCGCCAAGCGCGAAATGCTGGCGCGCAGCTGTACAACTGACTTTGCCATGTGGGCCGGTCTGGATGGCAACAATCTGGCGCAGCTGGCGGAGATGCACGAGGCGGGCGCGATTGCCTTTAAGGCGTTTCTCTGTAGCGGTGCGCCCGATGGCGGCGCGACCGATGAAAAAGGGCTGCCGCGTCTGAATGATGATGCCCTGCTGCGCGCGATGCGCGAGCTGGCGACCTTTGACGGGCTGATCGGCGTACATGCCGAGAATCATGACATTCTGCTTGGCGCTGGCGGTGAACTGCGCGCCGCCGGACGCAAAGATACCCGCGCCCATGCGCTGGCCGGTCCGGAGATTGCTGAAATCGAAGCGGTGGGGCGCGTGCTGCAAATCGCCCGCGAGACTGGCGCACGCGCGCATATTGTTCATGTCAGCTCCGCGCAAGCGGCGCAGCTGATTGCGGCAGCGCGACCGGCGGTGCGGGTCACCTTTGAAACCTGCCCGCACTATCTGATGCTCGATGAAGACGATCTGGTGCGCATCGGACCAAATGCCCGTTGCGGGCCGCCAATCCGGCCGCGTGCGGTGGTCGATGCGCTGTGGCAGGTGCTGGAGAGCGGCGAAATTGACATACTGGCCTCCGACCACTGCCCCTATACGCCAGAACAGAAACTGGCCGGACTGGAAAGTATCTGGGATGCCGGAATGGGACTGACCGGGGTAGAAACCCTCGGCCCGATGTTCTTTAGTGAAGGTCACGTAAAACGCGGACTGCCACTAAAAGAGCTGGCGCGCATGACCGCCAGCGGTCCGGCGCAGGCTTTTCATCTCTGGCCGCAGAAAGGCGCCATTGCGCTGGGCGCCGATGCGGATCTGGCCTTTTATGATCCTGAAGCCAGCTGGACGGTAACGGGTGAAAATTTCCACGGTCTGGGTAAGTGGAGCGCCTTTGAAGGGATGCACTGCCAGGGCAAGGTGGTCCGCACCCTGATTCGCGGCATTACCGTGTTCCGTGACGGCGAGATGCAGGTCGCCCCGGGATTTGGTCAGTTCCTGACGCGTTCCCATTAA
- a CDS encoding ABC transporter substrate-binding protein produces the protein MTSRLILNQGDRSESRIYYCALYLAESLGLFAKYDVDIQFTTAESGGHTIQGGQVPAVITGEADLTIGGPMVMMKNYQQQGPQMMCFCAAVAANPWFLAAANSEPGFVPDALRGKRVIDVGNVGTATLSFNWLLNQHQLSDQVTLIPGSGDQQADFAAVASGDYDYALHSMHALAPAVASGKLHCVASLAPLCGDMPWSAYIARRDVLQQKRPAFIAFTRAIAEAQQWLLSHDAAALAQQVQPWYADYPAAALVAGLDAYLHSGVFASGPDIARQDFEHFATLLTETGWLSAQIPVPYAALVDMSLVGAIWQQEK, from the coding sequence ATGACCAGCCGTTTAATTCTCAACCAGGGCGACCGCAGCGAATCGCGCATCTACTACTGCGCGCTATATCTGGCGGAAAGCCTTGGCCTGTTTGCGAAATATGACGTGGACATCCAGTTCACCACCGCTGAGTCCGGCGGCCACACTATCCAGGGCGGCCAGGTACCGGCGGTCATTACCGGAGAAGCCGACCTGACTATCGGTGGGCCAATGGTGATGATGAAGAATTACCAGCAGCAGGGGCCGCAAATGATGTGTTTTTGTGCCGCCGTAGCCGCTAACCCGTGGTTTTTAGCCGCCGCCAACAGCGAACCCGGCTTTGTCCCTGATGCGCTGCGCGGCAAGCGGGTGATTGATGTCGGTAATGTCGGCACCGCCACATTAAGTTTTAACTGGCTGTTAAATCAGCATCAGCTTAGCGATCAGGTCACTCTGATCCCCGGCAGTGGCGATCAGCAGGCGGATTTCGCCGCCGTCGCCAGTGGTGATTACGACTATGCGCTGCACTCAATGCACGCGCTGGCGCCGGCTGTCGCCAGCGGCAAACTGCATTGCGTCGCCAGCCTTGCGCCGTTATGCGGTGATATGCCGTGGAGCGCGTATATCGCCCGCCGCGATGTGCTGCAACAGAAACGCCCGGCGTTTATCGCGTTTACCCGCGCGATCGCCGAAGCCCAGCAGTGGCTGCTGAGCCACGACGCCGCCGCGCTGGCGCAGCAGGTGCAACCCTGGTATGCGGATTATCCCGCCGCGGCGCTGGTCGCCGGTCTGGATGCGTATCTGCACAGCGGTGTGTTTGCCAGCGGACCCGACATTGCCCGCCAGGATTTTGAGCATTTCGCCACCTTGCTGACCGAAACCGGCTGGCTCAGTGCGCAGATCCCGGTTCCTTATGCCGCGCTGGTGGATATGTCACTGGTCGGCGCCATCTGGCAGCAGGAGAAATAA